Proteins found in one Homalodisca vitripennis isolate AUS2020 chromosome 4, UT_GWSS_2.1, whole genome shotgun sequence genomic segment:
- the LOC124361051 gene encoding uncharacterized protein LOC124361051 yields the protein MVLAVSAIGNSVPPMFVFPRVLFKDHFIINGPPGCIGTSYPSGWIKSESFLTFIKHFHGHVRSSKGNPCLLVLDNHESHLSIEVLNFCKENGIVMLSFPPVACNRHGDRVGQCAGAKRATFDRISERAQSGRLSGNGFGR from the coding sequence ATGGTATTGGCTGTCAGTGCCATCGGCAACTCAGTTCCTCCAATGTTCGTATTCCCAAGAGTATTATTCAAGGATCACTTCATCATTAACGGGCCACCAGGATGTATTGGAACTTCCTACCCATCCGGATGGATCAAATCTGAATCGTTTTTGacgttcattaaacattttcacgGCCACGTAAGATCTAGCAAGGGCAATCCCTGCTTGTTGGTTTTGGATAACCATGAATCACACTTATCTATTGAAGTGCTCAACTTCTGCAAAGAAAATGGTATCGTCATGTTGTCTTTTCCCCCTGTGGCATGTAACCGCCACGGTGATCGGGTCGGTCAGTGTGCAGGAGCTAAACGGGCGACCTTTGACCGAATATCGGAACGGGCACAATCAGGCCGATTATCGGGGAACGGGTTTGGTCGATAA